A window of the Coprobacter fastidiosus genome harbors these coding sequences:
- a CDS encoding sensor histidine kinase: MQNIYDARQKVKIVFLLVSMLLVGIFLYISNQLVADLSVEERNKMEIWAEATREVASNDTDMDMGLILKIIQSNTSIPVIVADEQDSIRQILNLKIPEKSPDIYLRKKLEEFKSGSNKIEIYIDEHTRQYLYYDDSILLKRLSYFPYIQLAVMLLFILIAYLALMSSKKAEQNKVWVGLSKETAHQLGTPISSLLAWLDLLELNGVDKDLLNDMGKDVKRLSVIAERFSKIGSKPEMKFMYINEVLVNATDYMRRRISNKVQLMTHLPEEPIGGMYCLPLLEWVIENLCKNAIDAMDGEGSIDVSLQADKDKCYIDVRDTGKGIPRKRFKTVFNPGYTTKKRGWGLGLTLVKRIIEEYHEGRIYVKESEPGKGTTFRIELKRS; this comes from the coding sequence ATGCAGAATATTTATGATGCCCGTCAGAAAGTAAAAATAGTGTTCCTTTTGGTTTCTATGTTACTGGTGGGTATTTTTTTGTATATATCGAATCAGTTGGTTGCAGATCTTTCTGTGGAGGAGCGTAATAAGATGGAGATCTGGGCAGAAGCGACACGAGAGGTGGCGAGTAATGATACCGATATGGATATGGGTTTGATTTTGAAGATTATTCAAAGCAATACCTCTATCCCCGTGATTGTTGCCGACGAACAAGATAGTATTCGTCAGATATTAAACTTGAAGATTCCTGAAAAATCTCCGGATATTTATTTGAGAAAAAAGCTCGAAGAGTTTAAATCGGGATCTAATAAAATAGAAATTTATATCGATGAGCATACACGTCAATATTTATATTATGATGATTCTATTTTACTTAAGCGCCTTTCTTATTTCCCTTATATTCAATTGGCAGTTATGCTGCTTTTTATATTAATTGCTTATTTAGCGTTAATGAGTAGTAAGAAAGCGGAACAAAATAAAGTATGGGTGGGACTGTCGAAGGAAACCGCTCATCAATTAGGTACTCCTATTTCGTCTTTATTGGCATGGCTTGATCTGTTGGAGCTGAACGGTGTAGATAAGGATTTGTTAAATGATATGGGTAAAGACGTAAAGCGTTTGTCTGTTATTGCCGAGCGATTTTCGAAAATAGGATCGAAACCGGAGATGAAGTTTATGTATATAAATGAGGTACTGGTGAATGCTACAGATTATATGCGCCGACGGATTTCAAATAAAGTACAGTTAATGACGCATCTGCCGGAAGAGCCTATCGGAGGAATGTACTGTCTGCCTCTATTGGAGTGGGTTATTGAAAATTTGTGTAAGAATGCAATTGATGCGATGGATGGAGAAGGAAGTATTGATGTTTCGTTACAAGCAGATAAAGATAAATGCTATATCGATGTAAGAGATACGGGAAAAGGTATTCCTCGCAAACGATTCAAAACGGTATTCAATCCCGGATATACGACTAAAAAGAGGGGTTGGGGATTGGGATTGACTTTGGTAAAACGTATAATCGAAGAGTATCATGAAGGGCGTATATATGTTAAGGAGTCCGAGCCGGGAAAGGGAACTACTTTCAGGATAGAGCTGAAGCGTTCTTGA
- a CDS encoding YceD family protein, producing the protein MGKFNLYKIPLKSLPEGTQNYEYHLDDQFFKNIDGPEVQRGSVDVALSVKRTGGTFELKFAINGIILIPCDRCLDNMDFEVATNEHLYVKFGSEYSEENDDVVIVPEAEGEINIAWFLYEFIALTIPLKHVHPAGKCNKTMSMKLKKHSARSADDGDEDDNGIFDDESDADDMTNEETDPRWDELKKLIDNN; encoded by the coding sequence TTGGGAAAGTTCAATTTATATAAGATACCGTTAAAAAGTCTGCCTGAAGGAACTCAAAATTATGAGTACCACTTGGATGATCAATTCTTTAAGAATATCGATGGTCCGGAAGTGCAGAGAGGATCAGTAGATGTGGCTCTGTCGGTAAAAAGGACAGGGGGAACATTCGAATTAAAATTTGCGATTAACGGGATTATTTTAATTCCTTGTGATCGATGTCTTGACAATATGGATTTTGAGGTTGCTACGAATGAACATTTGTATGTGAAGTTCGGAAGTGAATATAGTGAGGAGAATGATGACGTGGTTATCGTTCCCGAAGCCGAAGGTGAAATCAATATTGCATGGTTTTTGTATGAGTTTATAGCATTGACTATTCCGTTGAAGCATGTGCATCCGGCAGGGAAGTGTAATAAGACTATGAGTATGAAATTGAAAAAACATTCTGCTCGCTCTGCCGATGATGGAGATGAAGATGATAACGGGATTTTTGATGACGAATCTGATGCGGACGATATGACAAATGAAGAAACAGACCCGAGATGGGACGAGTTGAAGAAATTAATAGATAATAATTAA
- the rpmF gene encoding 50S ribosomal protein L32 — MAHPKRKQSKTRTAKRRTHDKAVAPTLAVCPNCGAWHIYHTVCGECGYYRGKLAIEKEAAV, encoded by the coding sequence ATGGCACATCCTAAAAGAAAACAATCGAAGACAAGAACAGCTAAAAGAAGAACTCACGATAAGGCTGTAGCTCCTACATTGGCAGTATGTCCTAACTGCGGTGCATGGCATATTTATCATACAGTATGCGGTGAATGCGGTTACTATCGCGGTAAATTAGCTATCGAAAAAGAAGCTGCTGTTTAA
- a CDS encoding beta-ketoacyl-ACP synthase III: protein MDIKNAIITGVASYVPDYILTNEELSSMVDTNDEWITTRVGIKERRILKGEGLGSSELGYRAVNELLKKTSVHPDDVELVICATSNPDYRFPSTASIIAEKSGLKHCFSYDIQAACAGFLVALQAGAAYIKSGLYKKVIVLSAEKMSSMTNYTDRSTCPLFGDAAAAVMLEPSDEALGVIDAELHTDGIGLPHLIMKAGGSAYPATHESIDNQEHYVYQEGRAVYKHAVSDMLEVSQSIMRKNDLDLNTIDWFVPHQANARIIEAIADRMGIAREKVMMNIEKYGNTSAASIPLCLSEWESKLKKGDNLVLTAFGAGFTWGAVYLKWAYDTK from the coding sequence ATGGATATAAAAAATGCAATAATTACAGGTGTAGCCTCTTATGTTCCGGACTATATCCTTACAAATGAAGAGCTATCTTCTATGGTAGACACCAATGACGAGTGGATTACCACCCGGGTAGGGATTAAGGAGCGTCGTATCTTGAAAGGCGAGGGACTCGGTTCTTCAGAATTGGGATATCGGGCTGTAAATGAATTATTGAAAAAGACGTCGGTTCATCCCGACGACGTAGAATTAGTAATATGCGCCACTTCTAATCCGGATTATCGTTTCCCTTCTACGGCATCGATTATTGCGGAAAAGTCTGGTTTAAAGCATTGTTTTTCGTATGATATACAGGCTGCGTGTGCCGGTTTTTTGGTAGCATTACAGGCTGGGGCGGCATATATTAAAAGCGGGTTGTATAAAAAGGTGATCGTTTTATCGGCAGAGAAGATGTCTTCTATGACGAATTATACAGATCGCTCTACTTGTCCTTTGTTCGGAGATGCTGCAGCGGCGGTAATGCTCGAACCTTCAGATGAAGCTTTAGGTGTTATTGATGCGGAATTGCATACCGATGGAATCGGTTTGCCGCATTTGATTATGAAAGCGGGCGGTTCTGCTTATCCTGCTACGCATGAGTCGATCGATAATCAAGAACATTATGTGTATCAAGAAGGACGTGCAGTATATAAGCATGCGGTATCGGATATGTTAGAGGTCTCTCAGAGTATTATGCGCAAAAACGATTTAGATCTTAATACGATAGACTGGTTTGTTCCGCATCAGGCAAATGCTCGGATTATCGAAGCTATTGCAGATCGGATGGGGATTGCCCGAGAAAAGGTGATGATGAATATTGAGAAATATGGAAATACAAGTGCAGCTTCTATACCTTTGTGTCTCTCTGAATGGGAAAGTAAGCTTAAAAAAGGAGATAACCTTGTATTGACAGCATTCGGAGCCGGATTTACTTGGGGAGCAGTTTACCTGAAATGGGCTTACGATACGAAATAA
- the era gene encoding GTPase Era, protein MHKAGFVNIVGNPNVGKSTLMNSLVGERISIITSKAQTTRHRIMGIVNTDDMQIVYSDTPGVLSPNYKLQESMLNFSQSALVDADILLYVTDVVEMPTKNQGFLDRVASQSVPVLLLINKVDLLKDQKDLERLVEEWHSLLPNAEIIPVSAQYKFNLDYLLKRIQELLPPSPPFFEKDSLTDKPARFFVTEIIREKILQIYDKEIPYAVEVAVEQFKEDEGHIHIMAIIYVERDSQKGIVIGKGGSALKKVGTLARKDIEAFFEKKVYLELYVKVEKDWRNKENKLKSFGYQLD, encoded by the coding sequence ATGCATAAGGCCGGTTTTGTGAATATAGTGGGAAATCCTAATGTCGGGAAGTCTACATTGATGAATTCTTTGGTAGGGGAGCGAATTTCTATCATTACTTCTAAGGCCCAGACAACTCGCCATCGTATTATGGGTATTGTGAATACCGATGATATGCAAATTGTTTATTCGGACACTCCTGGAGTGTTGTCTCCGAACTACAAGTTGCAGGAGTCTATGTTGAATTTTTCCCAATCGGCTTTGGTAGATGCGGATATATTGCTGTATGTGACAGATGTAGTGGAGATGCCGACAAAGAATCAGGGTTTTCTGGATCGTGTGGCTTCTCAGTCTGTGCCAGTCTTGCTGTTGATCAATAAGGTCGATTTGTTAAAAGATCAGAAAGATCTGGAGCGTTTGGTAGAAGAATGGCACTCTTTGTTGCCGAATGCTGAGATAATACCGGTTTCTGCCCAATATAAATTTAATCTTGATTATTTACTGAAACGGATTCAGGAACTTTTGCCTCCTTCTCCTCCGTTTTTTGAGAAAGATTCTTTGACGGACAAACCTGCCCGTTTTTTTGTTACGGAGATAATCCGAGAAAAAATATTGCAGATTTATGATAAAGAGATCCCTTATGCTGTGGAGGTTGCCGTAGAGCAATTTAAGGAAGATGAAGGACATATTCATATTATGGCGATAATTTATGTCGAGAGAGATTCTCAAAAAGGTATCGTTATAGGAAAGGGAGGCAGTGCATTGAAAAAGGTCGGAACTTTGGCAAGAAAAGATATTGAGGCTTTTTTTGAAAAGAAAGTATATCTCGAATTGTACGTAAAGGTGGAGAAAGACTGGCGTAATAAAGAAAATAAATTGAAGAGTTTCGGGTATCAACTCGATTGA
- the der gene encoding ribosome biogenesis GTPase Der: MGNIVAIVGRPNVGKSTLFNRLTKSRKAIVNEVAGTTRDRQYGKVEWCGQEFSIIDTGGWVVNSDDIFEEEINKQVAIAIEEADVILFVVDAMHGGTDLDDHVASILRKTKKPVILVANKVDSNEWQYAAAEFYSFGLGDPYTLSAINGSGTGDLLDDIVARFPKKEEETVEDDIPRFAVVGRPNAGKSSIINAFIGEDRYIVTDIAGTTRDSVFTRYNKFGFDFYLVDTAGIRKKGKVTEDIEYYSVIRSIRAIESADVCILMIDATRGIESQDLNIFSLIQKNKKGLVVCVNKWDLVEDKSNKAIKEFESAIRERFAPFVDFPIVYASALTKQRIFKVLESAAEVYQNRMMRIPTAKLNEEMLSVIENYPPPAHKGKYVKIKYVTQLKDTVVPTFIFFCNLPQWVKEPYKRFLENKIRSKWNFRGTPINIFMREK, from the coding sequence ATGGGAAATATAGTGGCTATAGTCGGACGTCCTAATGTGGGGAAATCGACTCTGTTCAATCGTCTGACAAAGTCGAGAAAAGCAATTGTAAATGAAGTTGCCGGAACGACACGAGACCGACAGTACGGTAAGGTCGAATGGTGTGGGCAAGAATTTTCTATTATAGATACCGGCGGTTGGGTTGTAAATTCGGATGATATTTTTGAGGAAGAGATCAATAAGCAGGTAGCTATTGCAATAGAGGAAGCCGATGTTATTCTGTTTGTCGTAGATGCCATGCACGGAGGAACGGATTTGGATGATCATGTTGCGTCTATTTTACGGAAGACGAAAAAACCGGTAATTCTGGTTGCCAATAAAGTAGATAGCAATGAATGGCAATATGCTGCTGCAGAATTTTATTCTTTCGGATTGGGAGACCCGTATACATTGTCGGCTATCAACGGCTCTGGGACTGGTGATTTGCTTGATGATATTGTTGCTCGTTTCCCGAAAAAGGAGGAAGAAACGGTGGAGGACGATATTCCGCGTTTTGCCGTTGTGGGACGCCCTAATGCCGGAAAGTCTTCTATCATAAATGCTTTTATCGGAGAAGATCGTTATATTGTAACGGATATAGCCGGTACTACACGAGACTCGGTTTTTACTCGTTATAATAAATTCGGGTTTGATTTTTATCTGGTAGATACGGCCGGAATCCGGAAAAAAGGGAAAGTGACCGAAGATATAGAATATTATTCTGTCATACGTTCTATTCGGGCTATAGAAAGTGCCGATGTTTGCATTTTGATGATTGATGCGACACGGGGGATAGAAAGTCAGGATTTGAATATTTTTTCCCTTATTCAGAAAAATAAAAAGGGGTTGGTCGTTTGTGTAAATAAGTGGGATTTGGTAGAAGACAAATCCAATAAGGCGATAAAAGAGTTTGAGTCGGCTATTCGTGAGCGTTTTGCTCCTTTTGTTGATTTCCCGATCGTGTATGCTTCGGCTCTTACCAAGCAGAGAATATTTAAAGTTTTGGAATCTGCGGCTGAAGTTTATCAGAATCGTATGATGCGGATTCCAACAGCAAAACTCAATGAAGAAATGTTGTCTGTTATAGAGAATTATCCGCCTCCTGCGCATAAGGGGAAATATGTAAAAATAAAATATGTGACACAGTTGAAAGATACGGTTGTCCCTACTTTTATTTTTTTCTGTAATTTGCCGCAGTGGGTTAAAGAGCCTTATAAAAGATTTCTCGAAAATAAGATTCGTAGTAAATGGAATTTTAGAGGAACACCGATAAATATATTTATGCGGGAAAAATAG
- the nhaD gene encoding sodium:proton antiporter NhaD, whose amino-acid sequence MLLAIVTIFIIGYLAIALEHPLRIDKAAVALLLGMLLWVLYAFGAESIVPVADAEELSHYLASSTTLQSLPLAQQCLNFIVNVKVIEHLGDISEILFFLIGAMTIVELIDVHGGFSIITNRITTRKKRKLLWILGFITFFMSAVLDNLTTAIVMVMLLRKLVSDQRERWLYASMIVIAANSGGAWSPIGDITTIMLWVKGNVTTSALVKFVLLPSMVSLIVPLIFASRMLGGTLAPVDTTVKTHSDFVSFGEKRLILILGILGLIFVPLFKAVTSLPPFIGILFSLSVLWIFTEIMYNRKMIDEAHQCRVPKVLKRIDIPTILFFLGILMAVAVLQATGILTSTAQWLDINVHNVYVINILLGALSSIVDNVPLVAASIGMYPIVDPTILSSVSDPAYMGYFVQDGIFWEFLSYCVGVGGSMLIIGSAAGVVVMGLERINFVWYLRHISLLALCGYLAGAFTYMAEVILFKGGL is encoded by the coding sequence ATGTTATTAGCGATTGTTACTATTTTTATTATCGGCTATTTGGCGATAGCTCTCGAACATCCGTTACGAATAGATAAAGCTGCTGTTGCTCTTTTATTAGGGATGTTATTATGGGTTTTGTATGCTTTCGGAGCAGAGTCTATAGTTCCGGTGGCGGATGCCGAAGAGTTAAGTCATTATCTGGCTTCTTCTACGACTCTTCAATCTTTGCCTTTAGCGCAGCAATGTCTTAATTTTATTGTCAATGTTAAGGTTATCGAGCATTTAGGGGACATATCCGAGATTTTATTTTTCTTGATCGGGGCTATGACAATTGTCGAACTGATCGATGTTCACGGCGGTTTTTCTATCATTACTAACCGTATTACGACCCGTAAGAAGCGAAAACTACTATGGATTCTCGGATTCATAACATTTTTTATGTCAGCCGTTCTTGATAATCTGACTACGGCGATTGTTATGGTTATGTTGTTGAGAAAGTTGGTCAGTGATCAGCGGGAGCGCTGGCTTTATGCCAGTATGATCGTTATTGCGGCGAATAGTGGCGGAGCGTGGTCTCCGATAGGTGATATTACGACTATTATGTTATGGGTCAAAGGAAATGTGACGACATCGGCATTGGTCAAGTTTGTTTTGCTGCCCAGTATGGTTTCTTTGATCGTACCTTTAATATTTGCTTCTCGCATGTTAGGAGGAACATTAGCTCCGGTCGATACAACGGTCAAAACTCATAGCGATTTTGTCTCTTTCGGAGAGAAACGGTTAATATTGATATTAGGTATTCTCGGGCTGATTTTTGTTCCGTTGTTTAAAGCCGTGACTTCATTACCTCCTTTTATCGGAATTTTGTTTTCTTTAAGTGTTTTGTGGATTTTTACCGAGATAATGTATAATCGTAAAATGATAGACGAAGCACATCAATGTCGTGTCCCGAAAGTCCTGAAACGAATAGATATACCGACAATTCTCTTTTTTCTGGGTATTTTGATGGCTGTTGCCGTATTGCAAGCGACCGGAATATTGACAAGTACGGCTCAATGGCTTGATATAAATGTCCATAATGTTTATGTGATTAATATATTGCTGGGTGCATTGTCTTCTATTGTAGATAATGTTCCGTTAGTTGCTGCTTCTATCGGAATGTACCCGATCGTAGATCCGACAATTCTCTCTTCTGTATCTGATCCCGCATATATGGGATATTTTGTGCAAGACGGTATTTTTTGGGAGTTTCTTTCTTATTGTGTCGGAGTAGGAGGCAGTATGCTGATCATTGGTTCGGCTGCTGGAGTTGTCGTGATGGGGCTGGAACGCATTAATTTTGTGTGGTATTTGAGGCATATTTCTCTTTTGGCATTATGCGGTTATTTGGCAGGGGCATTTACATATATGGCTGAGGTTATTTTGTTTAAAGGCGGTTTATGA
- a CDS encoding GH92 family glycosyl hydrolase: protein MKHYFYSVIPVVVFLLGITSCSIQNKDISGYTQYVNPFIGTGDHGHTFPGAIVPHGMIQPSPDTRIYQWDACSGYHYSDSTINGFSHTHLSGTGCGDYGDVLLMPTVGEQQYEQEPLDSQRKAYASGFSHENETAVPGYYSVFLDRYGVKAELTATKRAAIHRYTFPESEKAGFILDFDYSLQRQKNEEMQIEVISDTEIRGRKKTVYWAFDQYINFYAEFSKPFTYELVTDSVMIPGTDNKIPQSKVLLHFATSEGEKVLVKVGISGVDMAGARRNVEVELPDWDFDMVRKEASSDWQRYLSKIDISTKDEDQKKIFYTALYHTAVAPNLFADVDGRYLGMDLRIHQTSADRPVYTVFSLWDTFRALHPLMTIIDPGLNNQFIRSLIRKHEEGGIFPMWDLASNYTGTMIGYHAVPVIVDAYMKGQRDFDVETAYQACIRTAQYDTAGIHCPPLVLPHLMPKSKYYKNTLGYIPCDFENESVAKALEYAYNDWCISQFANEMNDTLNHVRYGLLGKAYEKYFDKSTRFMRGVDSKGKWRTPFNPRSSNHRNDDYCEGTAWQWTWFVPHDIEGLVALMGGKEAFSEKLDSLFTVSSKLEGESVSSDISGLIGQYAHGNEPSHHILHMYNYIDQPWKTQALVDSVLHSQYFNAPAGISGNEDCGQMSAWYILNSMGFYQVCPGKPVYSIGRPLFDETTINLSDGKTFTIRTNNNSSENKYIQAARLNGNPLTEPFFTHEDIVAGGILEFDMGSTPSKWGINSNR from the coding sequence ATGAAACACTATTTTTATTCGGTCATACCGGTTGTCGTTTTTTTATTAGGAATAACTTCTTGCTCTATTCAGAATAAGGATATTTCGGGTTATACTCAATATGTCAATCCTTTTATAGGAACCGGAGATCACGGGCATACGTTTCCGGGAGCTATTGTTCCGCACGGGATGATCCAACCCAGTCCCGATACTCGTATTTATCAATGGGATGCCTGTTCAGGTTATCATTATTCCGACAGTACGATCAATGGTTTTTCCCACACTCATTTGAGTGGTACCGGATGTGGCGATTATGGAGATGTTCTTTTGATGCCGACGGTGGGTGAACAACAATATGAACAAGAGCCGTTGGACAGTCAGCGCAAGGCTTATGCTTCGGGTTTCTCTCACGAGAATGAGACGGCAGTTCCGGGATATTATTCTGTATTTCTCGACCGTTATGGAGTGAAAGCCGAACTTACGGCTACTAAACGTGCTGCAATTCATCGATATACTTTCCCCGAAAGTGAGAAGGCCGGATTTATATTGGATTTTGATTATAGTTTGCAGCGTCAGAAAAATGAAGAAATGCAGATCGAGGTAATCAGCGATACTGAAATAAGGGGACGTAAAAAAACGGTTTATTGGGCTTTTGACCAGTATATCAATTTTTATGCTGAATTTTCAAAGCCTTTTACGTATGAACTGGTGACGGATTCGGTAATGATACCGGGTACTGATAATAAAATACCTCAATCAAAGGTATTGTTGCACTTTGCGACATCTGAAGGAGAGAAGGTGCTTGTTAAGGTCGGTATTTCGGGTGTCGACATGGCAGGTGCTAGGAGAAATGTCGAAGTGGAGTTGCCGGATTGGGATTTTGATATGGTCAGGAAAGAGGCTTCTTCGGATTGGCAAAGATATCTTTCTAAAATAGATATTTCGACCAAAGACGAGGATCAAAAAAAGATATTCTATACGGCGTTATATCATACGGCTGTCGCTCCGAATCTGTTTGCCGATGTTGATGGTCGTTATTTGGGTATGGACTTACGAATACACCAGACCTCTGCCGATCGTCCGGTTTATACCGTATTTTCTTTATGGGATACTTTTCGGGCACTGCATCCTTTAATGACGATAATAGATCCGGGGTTGAACAACCAGTTTATCCGTTCGTTAATTCGTAAGCATGAAGAGGGCGGAATTTTTCCGATGTGGGATTTAGCTTCTAATTATACCGGAACAATGATCGGATACCATGCTGTTCCTGTAATTGTAGATGCTTATATGAAAGGTCAGCGCGACTTCGATGTCGAAACAGCCTATCAGGCATGTATAAGGACTGCACAATATGATACGGCCGGGATTCATTGCCCGCCTCTTGTTTTGCCGCATCTGATGCCTAAATCTAAATATTATAAGAATACTTTAGGGTATATCCCGTGTGATTTTGAAAACGAATCGGTGGCAAAGGCTTTGGAATATGCTTATAACGATTGGTGTATTTCGCAATTTGCTAATGAGATGAATGATACGTTGAACCATGTTCGGTATGGTCTTTTAGGTAAAGCTTATGAAAAGTATTTCGATAAGAGCACACGATTTATGAGAGGTGTAGACTCCAAAGGCAAATGGCGTACACCGTTTAATCCTCGTTCTTCAAATCATCGGAATGATGATTATTGCGAAGGTACGGCATGGCAGTGGACATGGTTTGTCCCTCATGATATAGAGGGGTTGGTCGCTTTGATGGGAGGAAAAGAAGCTTTCTCCGAGAAGCTGGATTCTTTGTTTACCGTTAGTTCTAAATTAGAGGGAGAATCAGTTTCTTCCGATATATCGGGTCTGATAGGTCAGTATGCACATGGAAATGAACCGAGTCATCATATTCTGCACATGTATAATTATATCGACCAGCCGTGGAAAACTCAGGCATTGGTAGATAGTGTGTTGCATAGTCAATATTTTAATGCTCCTGCCGGAATTTCCGGAAATGAAGATTGCGGACAGATGTCGGCGTGGTATATCTTGAATAGTATGGGATTTTATCAAGTTTGTCCGGGTAAACCGGTCTATTCGATAGGCCGTCCTTTATTCGATGAGACGACGATAAATCTTTCGGATGGGAAAACGTTTACGATACGGACTAATAATAATTCTTCCGAGAATAAATATATTCAGGCTGCAAGATTGAACGGAAATCCTTTGACAGAGCCGTTCTTTACTCATGAGGATATTGTTGCAGGCGGTATTTTAGAGTTTGATATGGGGAGTACTCCTTCAAAATGGGGCATAAACAGTAATAGATAA